A genomic window from Thiomonas arsenitoxydans includes:
- a CDS encoding ABC transporter ATP-binding protein: MSAIASDPAVQVHALTKRFGAVHAVRGVEFSVGKGEIFGLVGPDGAGKTTTMRMLAGVLHPDAGALLVDGVDVVQDPEAAKLRLSYMPQRFGLYEDLTIAENIYFYAELFGIPRKQRLQRSKELLDAAGLAGFERRLAGQLSGGMKQKLGLVCALIHTPRVLLLDEPTTGVDPVSRRDFWAILYNLRESGVAILMATAYMDEAERCSRLALFHEGEIRYCDTPARLKAAMPGALLAIVTAQPRALRDVLAGKPGVLGVLLMGDRVHVRVDDAAQRTPELQLLLATREFAEARIETADPGIEDVFVALLGGQGK; encoded by the coding sequence ATGAGCGCGATCGCCAGCGATCCGGCTGTGCAAGTGCATGCACTGACCAAGCGCTTCGGCGCGGTGCATGCTGTGCGCGGCGTGGAGTTCAGTGTGGGGAAAGGCGAGATCTTTGGCCTTGTCGGCCCGGATGGCGCGGGCAAGACAACCACCATGCGCATGCTTGCCGGAGTGCTCCATCCAGACGCAGGAGCGCTCCTGGTGGATGGCGTGGACGTGGTGCAGGACCCGGAAGCCGCCAAGCTGCGTCTGAGCTACATGCCGCAGCGCTTTGGCCTGTATGAAGACCTGACCATCGCGGAAAACATTTACTTCTATGCCGAGCTGTTTGGTATTCCGCGCAAGCAGCGCCTCCAGCGCAGCAAGGAACTGCTCGATGCCGCCGGACTGGCCGGGTTCGAGCGCAGGCTTGCTGGGCAGCTCTCTGGCGGCATGAAGCAGAAGCTGGGCTTGGTTTGCGCGCTGATTCATACCCCGCGCGTGCTGCTGCTCGACGAGCCGACCACAGGCGTGGACCCGGTGTCACGGCGCGATTTCTGGGCCATTCTCTACAACCTGCGCGAAAGCGGCGTGGCCATTCTGATGGCGACCGCCTACATGGACGAGGCCGAGCGTTGCTCGCGTCTGGCGCTGTTCCATGAAGGGGAGATCCGCTATTGCGACACGCCGGCTAGGCTGAAGGCCGCCATGCCCGGCGCACTGCTCGCCATCGTGACGGCACAGCCGCGCGCTTTGCGCGATGTTCTCGCGGGCAAGCCGGGCGTGCTGGGCGTCTTGCTCATGGGAGACCGAGTGCATGTGCGGGTGGATGATGCTGCCCAGCGGACGCCCGAACTTCAATTGCTGCTCGCGACGCGGGAGTTTGCTGAAGCCCGCATCGAGACGGCCGATCCTGGCATCGAAGATGTCTTCGTGGCGCTGCTGGGAGGGCAGGGCAAATGA
- a CDS encoding ABC transporter ATP-binding protein: MNPAQDPAVVAQGLTKRFGHFVAVDHLDLSIARGEVMGFIGPNGAGKSTTIRMFCGLVTPSAGRATVAGFDVGSQSQAVREHIGYMSQKFSLYGDLTVAENLRFFGGIYRVPQQEMAERVAFALSMAGLEGRENALVATLAGGWKQRLALGCAILHRPPVLFLDEPTSGVEPEARRKFWDLIHQLAAGGVTILVSTHYMDEAEYCNRIALIDRGKLMAVGSPGELRTRELGGELVEVACAPLGAARTALLTAPGVVEAAIFGDKLHVVLGQGGLTSETLPDFLQTHGVQTGQIRDVVPSLEDVFVRIVSRAQDARSAA; the protein is encoded by the coding sequence ATGAACCCTGCTCAGGATCCCGCAGTTGTTGCCCAAGGGCTGACCAAGCGGTTTGGTCACTTCGTCGCGGTCGATCATCTCGATCTATCTATTGCGCGCGGTGAGGTGATGGGGTTCATCGGACCAAACGGCGCCGGAAAGTCCACCACGATCCGAATGTTTTGCGGGCTGGTCACGCCCAGCGCGGGGCGCGCCACGGTGGCGGGTTTTGATGTGGGCAGCCAGTCGCAGGCCGTGCGTGAGCACATCGGCTACATGTCGCAGAAGTTTTCGCTCTACGGCGATTTGACTGTGGCCGAGAATCTGCGATTTTTCGGCGGCATTTACCGCGTACCGCAACAGGAGATGGCTGAGCGTGTGGCGTTTGCCCTGTCGATGGCCGGGCTGGAGGGGCGGGAAAACGCGCTGGTGGCCACGCTTGCGGGCGGCTGGAAACAACGGCTGGCGCTGGGCTGCGCCATCCTGCATCGGCCGCCGGTGCTTTTCCTTGATGAGCCGACTTCCGGCGTAGAGCCGGAGGCGCGACGAAAGTTCTGGGATTTGATCCACCAGTTGGCCGCCGGTGGCGTCACCATCCTGGTGTCCACACACTACATGGACGAGGCCGAGTATTGCAACCGGATTGCCCTGATTGATCGCGGCAAACTTATGGCCGTTGGCAGCCCTGGTGAACTGCGCACTAGAGAGTTAGGCGGCGAACTGGTAGAGGTAGCCTGCGCGCCACTGGGTGCTGCGCGCACGGCGCTACTGACCGCGCCTGGCGTGGTCGAGGCGGCCATCTTTGGTGATAAGTTGCATGTCGTGCTCGGGCAGGGCGGACTCACGTCCGAAACCTTGCCGGACTTTCTCCAGACGCATGGGGTGCAGACAGGACAGATTCGGGACGTGGTGCCTAGCCTGGAGGACGTATTTGTTCGCATCGTGTCACGGGCTCAGGATGCGAGGAGCGCGGCTTGA